In one Rutidosis leptorrhynchoides isolate AG116_Rl617_1_P2 chromosome 8, CSIRO_AGI_Rlap_v1, whole genome shotgun sequence genomic region, the following are encoded:
- the LOC139861114 gene encoding ethylene-insensitive protein 2.2-like produces METETLICKPKSRSITHRLFPAVLPVLLIAITYIDPGKWVAVVEGGARFGYDLIIIMFVFSLAAVLCQYLSACIPIITGKDLAQICSSEYDTVTCYLLGIQAELSMIALDISMILGIAHGLNLMFGLSLFTCVLLTSFDAFLFPVLSNLLDNGKAKFTCLRLATVALLSYVVGVLMIQPETSFSDGGGMLPKFSGESVFALIGLLGASIMPHNFYFHSSIAQQNQGAEQVSKGPLCFDHLFAICGVFSGIFLVNYVLMSSAANVFYNSALDLLTFQDALSVTDQVFRSLMGPFALILILSLSNHTTALTWKCGGQPILQNFFKLDIPGSFHHSIIRFIAIIPALLCAWNSGAEGTYQLLIFTQVSVALLLPSSVIPLFRVATSRSLMGANNVTKATEFSVLTVFIGMLGLTIIFVTELVFGNSDWASNIRWNIGSNGSVSSPYSMLLMTACVSFFLMLWLVVTPLKSASFRSDVGPELSAEYDTIDEPRQKDETSNEYCSDSKHSSFPEEVMESEKGLRLTTIEENSSDIVVSSPLEESTTTAVGVDDISILKNNENSSNEKTLRIDGNSQVVKDQKIDSWQPEEPVNVVPETTRSLTPDGPETTRSLTPDGPPSFKSLSVKNDDIGSGTGSWSKLAGLGRAARRQLAAILDEFWGQLFDFHGEPTQEARSRKLDRLLGIECKVNPSLNPNQKALKVDNQSLFDSTRQPSVLTRGPSSLLSSQAQLLDTYRSNLTVMDPSEKRYHSLRLQSSSGGLRVPQALGGYDDQPATIHGYQIKSYMNQMESLAPKSPSLVSSNYKAPYSLTKQNGSSPAKPPGFPDPVVSRNNSIQPERSYYNSAAESVYGSVNEKKYYSMPDISGLSLPHRDGNVNRMYSGRDYNLSGSPAGYAGTYQMSSGSDTWSIWSRPSYDQFGVAEKANNSRLSLNTHETSSGVDLEANLLKSLRLCIVKLLKLEGSDWLFQQNSGLDEDLVDRVAARERFLYEVESKEMNGVAHSSDSGMKIDLVTSIPNCGEGCIWRADLITSFGVWCIHRVLELSLMESRPELWGKYTYVLNRLQGIIELAFSKQRAAMNPCFCLQLPTTYNQQKASPPKTANCLPPPVKQSKSKCTTAASLLDIVKDVEIAISCRKGRTGTAAGDVAFPKGKENLASVLKRYKRRLSNKPAVTPDGLGVAHKSALSAAAAPYVV; encoded by the exons ATGGAGACCGAGACCTTAATCTGTAAACCCAAATCAAGAAGCATCACACACAGATTGTTTCCTGCTGTTTTACCAGTACTTTTGATAGCAATTACATACATTGATCCGGGGAAATGGGTTGCAGTAGTCGAAGGTGGGGCCCGTTTTGGCTATgatctcatcatcatcatgtttGTTTTTAGTTTGGCTGCTGTTCTTTGTCAATATCTTTCTGCTTGTATTCCAATCATCACTGGTAAAGATCTTGCCCAG ATATGCAGTTCAGAGTACGACACAGTTACGTGTTACCTTTTAGGGATTCAAGCCGAGCTTTCGATGATTGCTTTGGATATATCGATG ATTTTAGGCATTGCACATGGGCTTAACTTGATGTTTGGCTTGAGCTTGTTCACCTGTGTCTTATTGACCTCTTTCGATGCATTTCTATTCCCCGTTTTGTCCAATTTATTG GATAATGGCAAAGCGAAGTTCACGTGTTTGCGTTTAGCAACCGTTGCTTTACTTTCGTATGTCGTTGGTGTACTCATGATTCAACCTGAGACGTCATTCTCGGACGGTGGTGGTATGCTACCGAAATTCAGCGGGGAAAGCGTTTTCGCGCTTATCGGTCTTCTTGGTGCAAGCATTATGCCTCATAATTTTTATTTTCATTCATCTATTGCTCAG CAAAATCAGGGAGCAGAACAGGTTTCAAAGGGACCCTTGTGTTTTGATCATCTTTTCGCCATTTGTGGTGTTTTCAGTGGCATTTTTCTCGTAAATTATGTTCTGATGAGCTCAGCTGCAAATGTTTTCTACAATAGTGCGCTCGATTTGCTTACTTTCCAAGACGCATTGTCAGTAACTGACCAG GTATTCAGGAGTCTAATGGGACCGTTCGCGTTGATACTAATTCTGTCACTTTCAAATCATACAACAGCGTTGACCTGGAAATGCGGTGGTCAACCAATTCTTCAAAATTTCTTCAAACTCGACATCCCGGGCTCGTTTCATCATTCCATAATCAGATTTATCGCTATTATTCCCGCCCTATTATGCGCATGGAATTCGGGGGCCGAGGGTACGTACCAACTATTAATCTTTACTCAAGTTTCGGTCGCCCTTTTGCTTCCATCGTCTGTTATCCCCCTTTTCCGGGTAGCAACATCAAGATCGTTAATGGGCGCGAACAACGTTACCAAGGCTACCGAATTTTCGGTATTAACCGTATTTATTGGAATGCTTGGGTTAACGATTATATTTGTAACCGAATTGGTGTTTGGGAACAGCGATTGGGCGAGTAATATCAGATGGAACATAGGTAGTAACGGGTCAGTTTCTAGCCCGTATAGTATGCTGCTAATGACTGCGTGTGTTTCGTTCTTTTTGATGTTGTGGCTCGTTGTAACCCCTCTGAAATCTGCAAGTTTTAGATCAGATGTGGGACCGGAGTTATCCGCTGAATACGATACCATTGACGAGCCCCGACAAAAAGACGAAACGTCAAACGAATACTGTTCAGATTCGAAACATTCCAGTTTTCCCGAAGAAGTTATGGAATCCGAGAAAGGGCTTCGGTTGACAACAATCGAAGAAAATTCGTCGGATATTGTAGTTTCGTCTCCATTAGAGGAATCAACTACGACAGCTGTCGGTGTCGATGACATCAGCATTTTGAAAAATAATGAAAATTCGTCGAATGAAAAAACGTTGAGAATCGATGGAAATTCGCAGGTAGTGAAAGACCAGAAGATAGATTCTTGGCAGCCTGAGGAACCGGTTAACGTTGTGCCTGAAACGACCCGTTCGTTAACACCTGATGGGCCTGAAACGACCCGTTCGTTAACACCTGATGGGCCACCGTCGTTTAAAAGTTTAAGTGTGAAAAACGACGATATAGGGAGTGGTACCGGAAGTTGGTCAAAGTTAGCGGGATTAGGTCGTGCTGCAAGGCGTCAATTAGCTGCGATTCTCGACGAGTTTTGGGGACAATTATTCGATTTCCATGGTGAACCGACACAAGAAGCGAGATCAAGAAAACTCGATCGGTTACTCGGAATAGAATGTAAGGTGAACCCGAGCCTGAATCCGAACCAGAAGGCGTTAAAGGTGGACAACCAAAGCTTGTTTGACTCTACAAGGCAGCCGAGCGTGCTAACGCGGGGCCCATCTTCATTATTGTCAAGCCAAGCGCAACTACTAGACACATATCGGTCAAACCTAACTGTTATGGACCCGAGTGAAAAACGGTACCATAGCTTGCGACTTCAGTCGTCTTCGGGTGGTTTAAGGGTCCCACAGGCTTTGGGTGGGTACGATGATCAACCAGCTACGATCCACGGGTATCAAATCAAGTCGTATATGAACCAAATGGAGTCGTTAGCTCCTAAATCACCGTCGCTTGTTTCATCAAACTACAAAGCTCCGTATTCTTTAACCAAGCAAAACGGGTCGAGCCCCGCGAAGCCACCCGGGTTTCCGGATCCTGTTGTATCTAGGAACAACTCAATTCAACCCGAAAGAAGTTATTATAACAGTGCGGCTGAAAGCGTTTATGGATCTGTTAATGAGAAGAAGTATTACAGTATGCCCGATATTTCGGGACTCTCGCTTCCTCATCGGGACGGAAACGTTAACCGAATGTATTCGGGCCGTGATTATAATCTATCCGGGTCGCCCGCAGGCTATGCGGGCACGTATCAGATGAGTTCCGGGTCGGACACATGGTCCATTTGGTCTAGACCATCTTATGATCAATTTGGTGTGGCCGAAAAGGCGAATAATAGTAGATTAAGTTTAAACACTCACGAAACAAGTTCGGGGGTCGATTTAGAAGCTAATCTTTTGAAGTCTTTAAGACTTTGTATTGTGAAGTTGTTGAAGCTTGAAGGTTCGGATTGGTTGTTTCAGCAGAACAGCGGTCTTGACGAGGACCTCGTAGACCGTGTAGCCGCTCGAGAGCGGTTTCTTTATGAAGTCGAGAGTAAGGAAATGAATGGGGTGGCCCACTCGAGTGACTCGGGAATGAAAATTGATCTCGTGACCTCGATTCCTAATTGCGGGGAAGGTTGCATTTGGCGGGCTGATTTGATTACGAGCTTCGGTGTGTGGTGCATACACCGCGTGCTTGAACTTTCGCTTATGGAAAGCCGGCCCGAACTTTGGGGAAAGTACACTTATGTTCTTAATCGTCTTCAG GGGATAATCGAGCTAGCGTTTTCGAAACAACGAGCAGCAATGAACCCGTGTTTCTGTCTTCAGCTTCCAACAACATACAACCAACAAAAGGCGTCCCCACCTAAAACCGCCAACTGTCTGCCGCCACCCGTGAAACAAAGTAAATCAAAATGCACCACTGCCGCCAGTCTATTGGACATAGTCAAGGACGTAGAAATTGCAATCTCATGTAGAAAAGGTCGAACAGGCACTGCAGCTGGTGACGTTGCGTTCCCTAAAGGTAAAGAGAATCTTGCATCCGTACTAAAACGCTACAAACGAAGGTTATCGAACAAGCCAGCTGTCACTCCAGATGGATTAGGCGTGGCACATAAATCTGCCctgtcagcagcagcagcacctTATGTAGTGTAA
- the LOC139863417 gene encoding uncharacterized protein, translating into MDCRVCAATGDLWLMMGGSESGGGGGRGRMLGGVFSHESEHDLAATVIDVLENGSSCGGDSRCVVTTIQVFSGLAQLADKISETSNWTVGPLSRDSFSMIGSAVGGVSNAFYGLNLVMPVVQRRVKGTMWLHFLIGSISLISTIQGADKFHKLEVVKWTGSWMSWVAGKFLYGS; encoded by the exons ATGGATTGTAGAGTCTGCGCAGCAACTGGGGACCTCTGGTTAATGATGGGTGGTAGTGagtccggtggtggtggtggtcgtggtcggaTGTTGGGTGGTGTATTTAGTCATGAAAGTGAACATGATTTAGCAGCAacggttattgatgttttggaaaATGGAAGTAGTTGTGGAGGTGATTCAAGGTGTGTAGTGACAACGATTCAAGTTTTTTCTGGACTTGCTCAGCTTGCCGACAAGATTTCG GAAACCAGTAATTGGACCGTTGGACCCCTTAGTAGAGATAGCTTTTCTATG ATTGGGTCTGCTGTTGGTGGTGTGTCAAACGCATTTTATGGACTCAATCTAG TTATGCCGGTTGTTCAAAGGCGGGTGAAAGGGACAATGTGGTTGCATTTTCTGATTGGT AGTATTAGCTTGATTTCTACCATTCAAGGAGCAGATAAATTCCATAAATTGGAGGTGGTAAAATGGACGGGATCATGGATGAGTTGGGTTGCAGGAAAATTTTTGTATGGGTCATAA